From Ktedonobacterales bacterium, a single genomic window includes:
- a CDS encoding carboxymuconolactone decarboxylase family protein, with protein sequence MAMADYRQAKLEPRLRLLLDFAVQVTLGVHTVDEARIAELREAGWEDAAILEAVEIIGFFNYYNRMADALGVEPEPEWS encoded by the coding sequence GTGGCAATGGCAGATTATCGCCAGGCGAAGTTGGAGCCACGTCTGCGGCTCTTGCTCGATTTCGCTGTGCAGGTGACGTTAGGGGTGCATACGGTGGATGAGGCAAGAATTGCTGAACTGCGCGAGGCTGGATGGGAGGATGCAGCCATTCTGGAAGCTGTCGAGATTATCGGCTTTTTTAATTACTACAATCGCATGGCGGACGCGCTGGGGGTGGAACCTGAGCCTGAATGGAGCTAG